One part of the Corallococcus caeni genome encodes these proteins:
- a CDS encoding MAC/perforin domain-containing protein, whose product MPKLKNADLPSDPHDFTAQDWLHLFEDRGLFHAMVITQQQNPTNVFSIHQGLQLTGDLILPDPLHPDNHATFQWLVPNITAQLHTVETFFQTVHTYHSQGYDVEKADIGIPGIFSVNFQHEHQYSNDQSFSETDYYVTSMYRVPKLQIGFSDGAMTLTADFIQALAQAVEPGVNDPRSYDNVTNVLNTWGHYYVKQLDLGGLLYGTDTRKVTSMSQGHSFSDSVSAGFQANLELEDVPISGGGSGGDGHGSSSNDGSTQADKNVTINVIGGDGSLMGKYPAWAASLNGNYVSWHIIDTLVLEPVINLIPDKALRYKVANTISARYGVTPYTQAISNDEQGSLND is encoded by the coding sequence ATGCCCAAGCTCAAGAACGCGGACCTGCCCAGCGATCCGCATGACTTCACCGCCCAGGACTGGCTCCACCTGTTCGAGGACCGTGGCCTCTTCCACGCCATGGTCATCACGCAGCAGCAGAATCCCACCAACGTCTTCAGCATCCACCAGGGCCTGCAGCTCACCGGGGATCTCATCCTCCCGGACCCGCTCCACCCGGACAACCACGCGACGTTCCAGTGGCTCGTCCCGAACATCACCGCCCAGCTGCACACGGTGGAGACCTTCTTCCAGACGGTGCACACCTACCACTCGCAGGGATACGACGTGGAGAAGGCGGACATCGGCATCCCCGGCATCTTCAGCGTGAACTTCCAGCACGAACACCAGTACTCGAACGACCAGTCGTTCTCGGAGACGGACTACTACGTCACCAGCATGTACCGTGTCCCCAAGCTGCAGATCGGCTTCAGCGACGGCGCGATGACGCTGACGGCTGACTTCATCCAGGCACTGGCGCAGGCCGTGGAGCCCGGCGTCAATGACCCTCGCAGCTACGACAACGTGACGAACGTGTTGAACACGTGGGGCCACTACTACGTGAAGCAGCTGGACCTGGGAGGCCTCCTGTACGGCACGGACACCCGGAAGGTCACCAGCATGAGCCAGGGGCACAGCTTCTCGGACAGCGTCTCCGCGGGCTTCCAGGCCAACCTGGAGCTGGAGGACGTGCCCATCTCCGGCGGCGGCAGCGGCGGTGACGGTCATGGCTCGTCCTCGAACGACGGCTCCACGCAAGCGGACAAGAACGTCACCATCAACGTCATCGGCGGCGACGGCTCGCTGATGGGCAAGTACCCGGCCTGGGCCGCGTCCTTGAATGGCAACTACGTGAGCTGGCACATCATCGACACCCTCGTGCTGGAGCCCGTCATCAACCTCATCCCCGACAAGGCCCTGCGCTACAAGGTGGCGAACACCATCAGCGCCCGCTACGGCGTCACGCCGTACACGCAGGCCATCTCCAACGACGAGCAGGGCTCGCTGAACGACTGA
- a CDS encoding cupin domain-containing protein, producing the protein MKYDTEHLLKPVSPEAFLRTYFERERLLIRRGDAGYYSGLFGIEEMLSFLQKENNAYPNVRMVKEGRETAYSEFSSSVSYKEARVNFNHLINRERVSRLFLEQGHSVIVYQAQTALDPLRRFCDTLEREWRVRVQANLYMTPAGSQGFTLHYDTHDAFILQLEGEKRWRLYDKPIHLPYDGEPMQNPEQHRPTLNCVFDEVLRKGDLLYVPRGHFHDVTATDVHSLHLTVGLLTSPWQALFRRVVEVLEKEDFMRNTVPLAVWQQGELTAFKDQLKAAVMAGLDAKLEGLVDEYLGRHANGSASAGINRLARSFAQMERPHVRAVASGVG; encoded by the coding sequence ATGAAATATGACACCGAGCACCTGCTGAAGCCTGTCTCCCCGGAAGCGTTCCTGCGAACGTACTTCGAGCGGGAGCGTCTGCTGATCCGCCGGGGAGACGCTGGATATTACTCAGGGCTCTTCGGCATCGAGGAGATGCTGTCGTTCCTGCAAAAGGAGAACAACGCCTATCCCAACGTGCGGATGGTGAAGGAGGGGCGTGAGACGGCGTACAGCGAGTTCTCCTCGTCCGTGTCCTACAAAGAGGCGCGGGTCAACTTCAATCACCTGATCAACCGGGAGCGCGTGTCGCGCCTGTTCCTGGAACAGGGCCACTCGGTGATTGTCTATCAGGCGCAGACGGCCCTGGACCCCCTCCGGCGGTTCTGCGACACGCTGGAGCGGGAGTGGCGGGTGCGGGTGCAGGCGAACCTGTACATGACGCCCGCGGGCAGTCAGGGCTTCACGCTCCATTACGACACGCACGATGCCTTCATCCTGCAACTGGAAGGCGAGAAGCGCTGGCGGCTGTATGACAAGCCCATTCACCTGCCCTATGACGGCGAACCGATGCAGAACCCGGAGCAGCACCGCCCCACGTTGAACTGTGTTTTCGACGAGGTGCTGCGCAAGGGCGACCTGTTGTACGTGCCCCGGGGGCACTTCCACGACGTGACCGCCACGGACGTGCATTCCCTGCACCTGACGGTGGGCCTCCTGACCAGCCCCTGGCAGGCGCTGTTCCGGCGGGTGGTGGAGGTGCTCGAAAAGGAGGACTTCATGCGCAACACCGTCCCGCTGGCTGTCTGGCAGCAGGGGGAACTGACTGCGTTCAAGGACCAGCTGAAGGCCGCGGTGATGGCGGGGTTGGACGCGAAGCTGGAGGGGCTGGTGGACGAGTACCTGGGCCGTCATGCGAACGGGAGCGCTTCCGCCGGGATCAACAGGCTGGCGCGGTCCTTCGCGCAGATGGAAAGGCCGCACGTCCGGGCCGTCGCCTCCGGGGTCGGGTGA
- a CDS encoding ArnT family glycosyltransferase, which produces MSAPLQAVPTPDPARTKLDGLILVALVLWGLAQLAPHLAHPAIYNWDEAMHQAAARGTHDTFFTPHIYKDPLYPSDIRHWWAANVWMHKPTGPFWFGALMMHVVGVTPLALRLASLLGHLAAGAAIYLIARRPAGRPWATLGAMGFLALPFGWQLVQGRFFGDVTDCTLAGCNAVAVALLFHATRQDSWRWGLAAGAVVGLGFLCKTGLALTPLGVAATLWALSRLRFCPGPRLATVVAMVAAAGVVAAPWSLYSAWRWPQLHDLESRVTRAHLFDDPTVDVGPWRRPLDAVINEVNRTSFQPLPTVLPLLAFCWLLVRAARKRELETVGLALWVGATWLVLSLGTVKVPAIAWGAVPAVLAALAIAGSDAWRHPVLAAMLLAGLGTPLAMEHLPVLTRLRESLPPSWDQTRTLPGLAEGLVLASCAAVLTAVVFRLARRPRWMSLELGLLASAGLAWHLAVTLPVERARYEDEHVDELYVSHSREVGLALSRHTPERSVVFAALDSDPPLSFENLSLMFWSGRMTYRRAPDVALARERGYHPYLVSPLAEPFAPVPGVPPQAALRAYDLEAPLPQPAPLPDGITPLSVRQGNLEVLGFAAGKAGPDRDRYAFYVRALGPPQTLRITFHGADGIVERVLEPGATLRNPQALRGAAWFILPTVGPPRAKVTQLEFGAVGQRVAVTPRTP; this is translated from the coding sequence ATGAGCGCCCCCCTCCAGGCCGTCCCTACCCCTGACCCCGCACGGACGAAGCTCGACGGCTTGATCCTCGTGGCGCTGGTCCTGTGGGGGCTCGCGCAGCTCGCGCCGCATCTGGCCCATCCCGCCATCTACAACTGGGACGAGGCGATGCATCAGGCCGCCGCGCGCGGCACGCACGACACCTTCTTCACGCCGCACATCTACAAGGACCCGCTCTACCCGAGCGACATCCGGCACTGGTGGGCCGCGAACGTCTGGATGCACAAGCCCACGGGCCCCTTCTGGTTCGGGGCGCTGATGATGCACGTCGTGGGGGTGACGCCGCTCGCGCTGCGGCTGGCGTCGCTCCTGGGCCACCTGGCCGCGGGGGCCGCCATCTACCTCATCGCCCGGCGGCCCGCGGGGCGGCCGTGGGCCACGCTGGGGGCGATGGGCTTCCTGGCGCTGCCCTTCGGCTGGCAGCTCGTGCAGGGGCGCTTCTTCGGGGACGTGACGGACTGCACGCTGGCGGGCTGCAACGCCGTGGCGGTGGCGCTGCTCTTCCACGCCACCCGGCAGGACTCCTGGCGGTGGGGACTGGCGGCGGGCGCGGTGGTGGGGCTGGGCTTCCTCTGCAAGACGGGGCTCGCGCTGACCCCGCTGGGCGTGGCCGCGACGCTGTGGGCCTTGAGCCGGCTGCGCTTCTGCCCGGGCCCCAGGCTCGCGACGGTGGTGGCCATGGTGGCCGCGGCCGGAGTGGTGGCTGCGCCGTGGAGCCTCTACTCCGCGTGGCGCTGGCCCCAGCTGCATGACCTGGAGTCGCGCGTCACGCGCGCGCACCTCTTCGATGATCCGACCGTGGACGTGGGGCCCTGGCGCCGCCCGCTGGACGCCGTCATCAACGAGGTCAACCGCACGAGCTTCCAACCGCTCCCGACGGTGCTGCCCCTGCTCGCGTTCTGCTGGCTGCTGGTGCGGGCCGCGCGCAAGCGGGAGCTGGAGACGGTGGGGCTCGCGCTGTGGGTGGGGGCGACGTGGCTCGTCCTGTCGCTGGGCACGGTGAAGGTCCCGGCCATCGCCTGGGGCGCCGTGCCCGCCGTCCTCGCCGCGCTCGCCATCGCGGGCTCGGACGCGTGGCGCCATCCGGTGCTCGCGGCGATGTTGCTGGCGGGGCTCGGCACGCCGCTGGCCATGGAGCACCTGCCCGTCCTGACCCGGCTGCGCGAGTCGCTGCCCCCATCGTGGGACCAGACGCGGACCCTCCCGGGGCTCGCCGAGGGGCTGGTGCTGGCCTCCTGCGCGGCGGTGCTGACGGCGGTGGTCTTCCGGCTGGCGCGCAGGCCCCGGTGGATGTCCCTGGAGCTGGGGCTCCTGGCCTCGGCGGGGCTCGCCTGGCACCTGGCCGTCACGCTGCCGGTGGAGAGGGCGCGCTACGAGGACGAGCACGTCGACGAGCTGTACGTCAGCCATTCGCGCGAGGTGGGGCTGGCGTTGTCCCGGCACACGCCGGAGCGCAGCGTCGTCTTCGCCGCGTTGGACTCAGACCCGCCGCTCAGCTTCGAGAACCTGAGCCTCATGTTCTGGAGCGGGCGCATGACGTACCGGCGGGCTCCGGACGTCGCGCTGGCCCGCGAGCGGGGATACCACCCCTATCTCGTGTCGCCCCTCGCGGAGCCCTTCGCCCCCGTGCCCGGCGTGCCTCCCCAGGCCGCGCTGCGGGCCTATGACCTGGAGGCGCCGCTGCCCCAGCCCGCGCCGCTGCCCGACGGCATCACGCCGCTGTCCGTACGACAGGGGAACCTGGAGGTGCTCGGGTTCGCGGCCGGCAAGGCAGGCCCGGACCGGGACCGTTACGCCTTCTACGTCCGGGCGCTCGGCCCGCCCCAGACGCTGCGCATCACCTTCCACGGCGCCGACGGCATCGTGGAGCGGGTGCTGGAGCCAGGGGCGACGCTGCGCAATCCGCAGGCCCTGAGGGGCGCGGCGTGGTTCATCCTGCCCACGGTGGGCCCGCCCCGCGCGAAGGTGACGCAGCTGGAGTTCGGCGCCGTGGGCCAGCGCGTGGCCGTCACGCCACGGACGCCCTGA
- a CDS encoding CBM96 family carbohydrate-binding protein, which produces MHRAPPWKQSLRSLLIAPLVAGLVPGCDGGEATPQPAPLAKARATPLMAVPSPKQLILEPEADTFVRASAPGVNYGTEQNLYVDSTKEETYLRFNLSGIPAGAHIASVMLKALAYSGASPGGDGSVYAQLVPDDTWSETGMTWNSRPAVTGDRLGSWWLWNPNTTPKPLQVAVNFDPKLKAPVQQALDSDGLVSFRLTSPGYQTVYRSREYSVASERPQLIINYFEPGDPQVTTDLQVVALYPQADAQVLASNPTTNQGKSSVLTVDRTAAETFLRFGLGSVPVNAQVVAVSLVATSYDGYAYDNADGNVYTRLVSDNTWSETGITWNTKPAASSDDLGSWLLWNRNGQYTTQVGINSSPKLVAPVQQALESDGMISLRLDSPGYRTLYHSREYTNTEVRWPQLLVSYFVPPPCPTPEELPAPKQVVLEPEADTYVWSENPNTSYGANQNLWIDDKKGEAYLRFNLGSLPAGAHIASVRLEALAYDGYANGGDGSVYAHLVPDDTWSETAMTWNTRPAVSGSDLGSWWLWYNASTPRPLQLGVNADARLKAPVQQALDSDGLVSFRLKSAYKTVYRSREYGVASERPRLVVSYFEPGDPRVTSHLEAASFFPVADSSVWWSNPNANAGTSMGLTVDRADAETFLRFNLAALPPGAQVASVVLVTTSTGGNVTAGADSNVYTRWVPDNTWSETGITWNTKPSVFSCELGSWQFPTRSVPYTTQAGINASPLLVPVVQEVLSMDGLLSLRLDSPGSRSTYDSREYSNTWARWPRLIVYYSLPTATP; this is translated from the coding sequence ATGCATCGCGCACCCCCGTGGAAGCAGTCGCTCCGTTCCCTTCTCATCGCGCCGCTCGTGGCGGGGCTCGTCCCCGGCTGTGATGGCGGCGAAGCAACGCCACAGCCAGCCCCGTTGGCGAAGGCGCGGGCCACGCCGCTCATGGCGGTCCCCTCGCCCAAGCAGCTCATCCTGGAGCCGGAGGCGGACACCTTCGTCCGGGCCAGTGCCCCGGGAGTGAACTACGGCACCGAGCAGAACCTGTACGTCGACTCCACCAAGGAAGAGACCTACCTGCGCTTCAACCTGAGCGGCATCCCGGCCGGCGCCCACATCGCCTCGGTCATGCTGAAGGCCCTGGCCTACAGCGGCGCCTCCCCCGGAGGTGACGGCAGCGTCTACGCGCAGCTCGTGCCGGACGACACCTGGAGCGAGACAGGCATGACCTGGAACAGCCGGCCCGCGGTGACCGGCGACAGGCTGGGCTCCTGGTGGCTCTGGAACCCCAACACCACGCCCAAACCCTTGCAGGTGGCCGTCAACTTCGACCCGAAGCTCAAGGCGCCCGTGCAGCAGGCGTTGGACTCGGATGGACTCGTCTCCTTCCGGCTGACGTCCCCCGGCTACCAGACGGTGTATCGCTCGCGTGAATACAGCGTCGCCAGCGAGCGGCCCCAGCTCATCATCAACTACTTCGAGCCCGGGGATCCGCAGGTGACCACCGACCTCCAGGTCGTGGCCCTCTACCCGCAGGCGGACGCGCAGGTCCTGGCGAGCAACCCCACCACGAACCAAGGCAAGAGCTCCGTCCTGACCGTGGACCGGACCGCGGCGGAGACCTTCCTGCGCTTCGGCCTGGGCAGCGTCCCGGTCAACGCGCAGGTGGTCGCCGTGTCCCTGGTGGCCACGTCTTATGACGGCTACGCCTATGACAACGCGGACGGCAACGTCTACACGCGCCTGGTCTCCGACAACACCTGGAGCGAGACCGGCATCACCTGGAACACAAAACCCGCTGCCTCCAGTGACGACCTGGGCTCCTGGCTGCTGTGGAACCGCAATGGCCAGTACACGACCCAGGTGGGCATCAACTCCAGCCCGAAGCTGGTCGCGCCCGTGCAGCAGGCGCTGGAGTCGGACGGGATGATCTCCCTGCGGCTGGACTCGCCGGGGTATCGGACGCTGTACCACTCGCGCGAGTACACGAACACGGAGGTCCGCTGGCCCCAGCTCCTCGTCTCCTACTTCGTGCCGCCCCCCTGCCCCACGCCCGAGGAGCTCCCCGCGCCCAAGCAGGTGGTCCTGGAGCCGGAGGCGGACACGTACGTCTGGTCCGAAAACCCGAACACGAGCTACGGCGCCAACCAGAACCTGTGGATCGACGACAAGAAGGGGGAGGCCTACCTGCGCTTCAACCTGGGCAGCCTCCCGGCCGGAGCCCACATCGCCTCGGTCCGCCTGGAGGCGCTCGCCTACGACGGCTACGCCAACGGCGGTGACGGCAGCGTCTACGCGCACCTGGTGCCGGACGACACCTGGAGCGAGACGGCCATGACCTGGAACACCCGCCCCGCGGTGAGCGGGAGCGACCTGGGCTCCTGGTGGCTCTGGTACAACGCCAGCACGCCGAGGCCCCTGCAGCTGGGCGTCAACGCCGACGCGAGGCTCAAGGCGCCCGTGCAGCAGGCGCTGGATTCGGATGGGCTCGTCTCCTTCCGCCTGAAGTCCGCGTACAAGACGGTGTATCGCTCGCGGGAGTACGGCGTCGCCAGCGAGCGGCCCCGGCTGGTCGTCAGCTACTTCGAGCCCGGCGATCCGCGGGTGACCTCGCACCTGGAGGCGGCGTCCTTCTTCCCGGTGGCGGACAGCTCCGTGTGGTGGAGCAACCCGAACGCGAACGCGGGCACGTCCATGGGCCTGACCGTGGACCGGGCCGACGCGGAGACCTTCCTGCGCTTCAACCTCGCGGCCCTCCCGCCTGGCGCCCAGGTGGCCTCCGTCGTCCTCGTGACCACGTCCACGGGCGGCAACGTCACCGCCGGCGCGGACAGCAACGTCTACACGCGGTGGGTGCCCGACAACACGTGGAGCGAGACGGGCATCACCTGGAACACCAAGCCCTCCGTCTTCAGCTGCGAGCTGGGCTCCTGGCAGTTCCCGACCCGGTCCGTGCCGTACACCACGCAGGCGGGCATCAACGCGAGCCCGCTGCTGGTGCCGGTGGTGCAGGAGGTCCTGTCCATGGACGGGCTGCTCTCCTTGCGGCTGGACTCGCCGGGGAGCCGCTCGACGTACGACTCGCGCGAGTACTCGAACACCTGGGCGCGCTGGCCTCGGCTCATCGTCTACTACTCCCTCCCCACGGCCACGCCGTGA
- a CDS encoding biotin transporter BioY produces MRTRAQEGALVLGAALCTALLAQVAIPVPGSKVPITGQTLAVVLTAAALGPRRGLAGQFAYLLLGAVGLPFFAKGASGWGALAGPTGGFLVAFLPAAFLLGLAARHGYDRRWWTAGPLFLAGQLLILAIGVSWLRVKAELDFATAFQKGFVPFIPGGLLKAAIAGLVMPLAWRFVLKRRD; encoded by the coding sequence GTGCGCACCCGCGCGCAGGAGGGCGCGCTCGTCCTGGGCGCGGCGCTCTGCACCGCGCTGCTCGCCCAGGTCGCCATCCCGGTGCCGGGGTCGAAGGTGCCCATCACGGGACAGACGCTCGCGGTCGTCCTCACGGCGGCCGCGCTCGGGCCCCGACGAGGTCTGGCCGGGCAGTTCGCCTATCTCCTACTGGGGGCAGTGGGACTGCCGTTCTTCGCGAAGGGAGCCAGCGGCTGGGGCGCGCTCGCCGGGCCCACCGGCGGCTTCCTGGTGGCCTTCCTCCCAGCGGCATTCCTCTTGGGTCTCGCGGCGCGCCATGGCTACGACCGGCGGTGGTGGACGGCGGGTCCGCTGTTCCTCGCGGGCCAATTGCTCATCCTGGCCATTGGGGTGTCCTGGCTCCGCGTGAAGGCCGAGCTCGACTTCGCCACGGCCTTCCAGAAGGGCTTCGTTCCCTTCATTCCTGGCGGGCTGCTCAAGGCCGCCATCGCGGGCCTGGTCATGCCGCTGGCCTGGAGGTTCGTCCTGAAGCGGCGCGACTGA
- a CDS encoding MAPEG family protein, with amino-acid sequence MTTPLLGTSLFLVPVTSLYAALNAFLTLALSANVSRVRTKHNVFRGDGGHAGLGAAIRAHGNNVEQVPLALILLLLAELSGGNSTALHVFGGALLVARLAHAFGLLRGSPIQAAGAVLTLAVQLGLAGWVLWLRPWG; translated from the coding sequence TTGACGACTCCCTTGCTCGGCACATCGCTGTTCCTGGTCCCGGTGACGTCGCTCTACGCCGCGCTCAACGCCTTCCTCACGCTGGCGCTCTCCGCCAACGTCAGCCGGGTCCGCACGAAGCACAATGTGTTCCGGGGCGACGGAGGCCATGCCGGACTCGGGGCCGCCATCCGCGCGCATGGCAACAACGTCGAGCAGGTTCCCCTGGCGCTCATCCTCCTGCTGTTGGCGGAGCTGAGCGGTGGGAACTCGACGGCGCTCCACGTCTTCGGTGGAGCGCTGCTGGTGGCGCGCCTGGCGCACGCCTTCGGGCTGCTGCGCGGAAGCCCCATCCAGGCGGCCGGCGCGGTGCTGACGCTGGCCGTGCAGCTGGGATTGGCCGGCTGGGTGCTCTGGCTGCGGCCCTGGGGCTGA
- a CDS encoding LysR substrate-binding domain-containing protein, whose amino-acid sequence MELRHLRYFSAVADTLHFGRAARRLHVSQPTLSHQIHQLEEEVGTPLFERARTGVRLTQAGELFRTYASRALEDVNAGLSAVGALRGLATGALRVGYPPSMRGLVVPALAAVLRRHPGLALSAQEAVVRKLERQLAAGRLDVGLGYAPARLADLDAEPVFDSRLTLVVARGHALAGAESVGMKALAEEPFALLSRGLRVRARVDAHFAAMRFAPRIALESNAVATVLAIVRAGLAVTVLPEPRLADAERLVVKRLSPAPRSELAALLWRKGAPRTPAAELFAAEVRARAKEDAG is encoded by the coding sequence ATGGAGCTCCGACACCTCCGCTACTTCTCCGCCGTCGCCGACACGCTGCACTTCGGGCGCGCCGCGCGGCGGCTGCACGTCTCCCAGCCCACGCTGTCGCACCAGATCCACCAGCTGGAGGAAGAGGTCGGCACGCCGCTCTTCGAGAGGGCGCGGACCGGGGTGCGGCTGACGCAGGCGGGGGAGCTGTTCCGCACCTATGCCTCGCGCGCGCTGGAGGACGTGAACGCGGGCCTGTCCGCGGTGGGCGCGCTGCGGGGGCTCGCCACGGGGGCCCTGCGCGTGGGCTATCCCCCGAGCATGCGCGGCCTCGTGGTGCCGGCGTTGGCGGCGGTGCTCCGCAGGCACCCCGGGCTGGCGTTGAGCGCGCAGGAGGCCGTCGTCCGGAAGCTGGAGCGGCAGCTGGCGGCCGGCAGGCTGGACGTGGGACTGGGCTATGCCCCCGCGCGCCTGGCGGACCTGGATGCGGAGCCCGTCTTCGACAGCCGGCTCACGCTCGTCGTCGCGCGGGGACATGCGCTGGCGGGCGCGGAGTCCGTGGGGATGAAGGCGCTCGCGGAGGAGCCCTTCGCGCTGCTGTCACGCGGCCTGCGGGTGCGCGCCCGGGTGGACGCGCACTTCGCGGCCATGCGGTTCGCGCCCCGCATCGCGCTCGAATCGAACGCGGTGGCCACCGTGCTGGCCATCGTCCGCGCGGGCCTCGCCGTCACGGTGCTTCCCGAGCCACGGCTCGCGGACGCGGAGCGGCTGGTGGTGAAGCGGCTGTCTCCCGCGCCCCGCTCGGAGCTCGCGGCGCTCCTCTGGCGCAAGGGAGCCCCGCGCACGCCCGCGGCGGAGCTGTTCGCGGCGGAGGTCCGGGCACGGGCGAAGGAGGACGCGGGATAG
- a CDS encoding acetolactate synthase large subunit: MKASDLFVKALEAEGVRCVYGLPGEENLDLLESMRAAGMRLVVTRHEQAAGFMAATQGRLTGRAGVCLATLGPGATNLVTAAAYAQLGAMPMVMLTGQKPIKAGKQGHFQIVDVVGMMRPLTKSTRTLVSAEHVPSAVREAFRRAEEERPGATHLELPEDVARESTDAVPLSPGLPRRPVADEGAIAQAVEALASARRPLLMIGAGANRKLTSEMLRAFVDRVGLPFFSTQMGKGVVDETHPLWMGTAALSDGDFVHRAIEASDCILNVGHDVIEKPPFVMRDGRRTVIHLNFSSAEVDPVYFPQVQVTGDLANAVWRIAEGVGPRSHWDFTPFERSRAGLDAQFVSGAGDDRFPIYPARLVAEVRRAMPDDGVVCLDNGMYKLWFARYYRCRRPNTLLLDNALATMGAGLPSAIAAKLVHPRRKVVAVCGDGGFMMNSQELETAVRLKLDLTVVVVRDDGYGMIRWKQEELGLPDFGMTLGNPDFVRYAEAYGARGHRPASATEFGATLTRCLESGGVHVIDLPIDYTDTAQALGAGALVES; the protein is encoded by the coding sequence ATGAAGGCATCGGATCTGTTCGTGAAGGCGCTCGAAGCCGAGGGCGTCCGCTGTGTCTACGGACTCCCCGGAGAGGAGAACCTGGACCTGCTCGAGTCCATGCGCGCCGCGGGCATGCGCCTGGTCGTCACGCGCCATGAGCAGGCGGCCGGGTTCATGGCCGCCACGCAAGGACGGCTCACCGGACGCGCGGGCGTGTGTCTGGCGACGCTGGGGCCGGGAGCCACCAACCTCGTCACGGCCGCCGCGTACGCGCAGCTCGGCGCCATGCCCATGGTGATGCTCACCGGGCAGAAGCCCATCAAGGCGGGCAAGCAGGGGCACTTCCAGATCGTCGACGTCGTCGGGATGATGCGGCCGCTCACCAAGTCCACCCGCACGCTCGTCTCCGCGGAGCACGTCCCCTCCGCGGTCCGCGAGGCCTTCCGCCGCGCGGAGGAGGAGCGCCCCGGCGCCACCCACCTGGAGCTGCCCGAGGACGTGGCGCGCGAGTCCACCGACGCCGTGCCCCTGTCGCCGGGCCTCCCGCGAAGGCCCGTGGCGGACGAGGGCGCCATCGCGCAGGCGGTGGAGGCGCTCGCGTCGGCGCGCCGTCCGCTGCTGATGATTGGCGCGGGGGCCAACCGCAAGCTGACGTCGGAGATGCTCCGCGCGTTCGTGGACCGCGTGGGCCTGCCCTTCTTCAGCACGCAGATGGGCAAGGGTGTGGTGGATGAGACGCACCCGCTGTGGATGGGCACCGCGGCGCTGTCCGACGGCGACTTCGTCCACCGCGCCATCGAGGCGTCGGACTGCATCCTCAACGTGGGCCATGACGTCATCGAGAAGCCCCCGTTCGTCATGCGCGACGGCCGCCGCACGGTCATCCACCTGAACTTCTCCTCCGCGGAGGTCGACCCCGTGTACTTCCCGCAGGTGCAGGTGACGGGAGACCTGGCCAACGCCGTGTGGCGCATCGCGGAGGGCGTGGGCCCGCGCTCGCACTGGGACTTCACGCCCTTCGAGCGTTCGCGCGCGGGGCTCGACGCGCAGTTCGTGAGCGGCGCCGGTGACGACCGCTTCCCCATCTACCCCGCGCGGCTCGTCGCGGAGGTGCGCCGCGCCATGCCGGACGACGGCGTCGTGTGCCTGGACAACGGCATGTACAAGCTGTGGTTCGCCCGCTACTACCGCTGCCGCCGGCCCAACACGCTCCTGCTCGACAACGCGCTCGCGACGATGGGCGCGGGCCTGCCGTCCGCCATCGCCGCGAAGCTCGTCCATCCCCGGCGCAAGGTCGTGGCCGTCTGCGGTGACGGCGGGTTCATGATGAACTCGCAGGAGCTGGAGACGGCGGTGCGGCTGAAGCTCGACCTGACCGTGGTCGTGGTGCGCGACGACGGCTACGGGATGATCCGCTGGAAGCAGGAGGAGCTGGGCCTGCCCGACTTCGGGATGACGTTGGGCAACCCGGACTTCGTCCGCTACGCGGAAGCCTACGGTGCACGCGGACACCGCCCGGCGAGCGCCACCGAGTTCGGCGCCACGCTCACCCGCTGCCTGGAGTCGGGCGGCGTGCACGTCATCGACCTGCCCATCGACTACACGGACACCGCGCAGGCGCTCGGTGCCGGCGCACTGGTGGAGTCGTGA